A part of Amycolatopsis lurida genomic DNA contains:
- a CDS encoding glycosyltransferase family 4 protein, whose translation MKRVAYLLTQDRGGPVDVTVRLAATMPRQDVQVRVFGPVPARDAGLLGGDHERLLVADKRDLAAAGRARAAIRAWRPDVVHAQDRRSGLILAGMRFSRGPRPLLVQTYHGVPDDVTEPWFRGERAAAGPSAYTRAVLAGDATVARVLDHTVVPAEPMGRFLRDRLRIPESRLARIDNCVEPAEAKPPRGQVRHLIFVGLLVERKGILNLLAALSEPGAFPPGAGLTVVGDGPQRADAERAAQAPSLRGRVTFLGFRPDVPALLAKADALVLPSAMEQQPLVVAEAMTAGKPVVATDTGGVADMLGSAPLAPPGDIPALAERLRALFADPDPARTGVLLAARARRYTPEVCARRHLDLYASLLH comes from the coding sequence GTGAAACGCGTCGCTTATCTGCTGACCCAGGACCGGGGCGGCCCGGTCGACGTCACCGTGCGGCTCGCCGCGACGATGCCCCGCCAGGATGTCCAGGTGCGGGTCTTCGGCCCCGTCCCCGCCAGGGACGCCGGCCTGCTGGGAGGCGACCATGAACGGCTCCTTGTCGCGGACAAGCGCGATCTCGCGGCCGCCGGTCGCGCGCGGGCGGCGATCCGCGCGTGGCGGCCGGACGTGGTGCACGCCCAGGATCGCCGCTCGGGCCTCATCCTCGCGGGGATGCGTTTCTCCCGCGGGCCACGGCCCCTTCTCGTGCAGACCTACCACGGCGTTCCGGACGACGTGACCGAGCCGTGGTTCCGCGGCGAGCGCGCAGCGGCCGGACCGTCCGCCTACACCCGGGCGGTTCTGGCAGGCGACGCGACCGTGGCCCGCGTGCTCGACCACACCGTCGTGCCCGCCGAGCCGATGGGGCGGTTCCTCCGTGACCGGCTGAGGATCCCCGAGAGCCGTCTGGCGCGGATCGACAACTGTGTCGAGCCTGCCGAAGCGAAACCCCCGCGGGGTCAGGTCCGGCACCTGATCTTCGTGGGCCTTTTGGTGGAGCGAAAGGGAATCCTGAACCTGCTCGCGGCGTTGTCCGAGCCGGGCGCCTTCCCGCCCGGCGCCGGGCTGACGGTGGTGGGTGACGGCCCGCAACGGGCGGACGCCGAGCGCGCGGCCCAAGCGCCTTCGTTGCGGGGACGGGTCACCTTCCTCGGATTCCGTCCGGACGTCCCCGCGCTGCTGGCGAAGGCGGACGCACTGGTGCTGCCCTCGGCCATGGAACAGCAGCCGCTGGTCGTGGCCGAAGCCATGACCGCCGGCAAGCCCGTCGTCGCCACCGACACCGGCGGGGTGGCCGACATGCTCGGCTCGGCACCGCTGGCACCACCGGGTGACATCCCCGCGCTCGCCGAACGACTGCGCGCGTTGTTCGCCGATCCGGATCCGGCCCGGACCGGCGTCCTTCTCGCGGCCCGGGCCCGGCGGTACACGCCGGAGGTCTGCGCGCGACGGCACCTCGACCTGTACGCGTCGCTGCTCCACTGA
- a CDS encoding glycosyltransferase, producing the protein MRIVHVSQPVTAGVAAVVLELSVAQRDRGWSVTVVCPPSGWLAEHSRSQGIAVRAWEATRSPGPRVIGETASLRRVLTELRPDVVHLHSSKAGLAGRLALRGSRPTVFQPHLWSFETVRGPLRKASTAWERLAARWTDLVVCVSDDELAAGREAGITADAEVVCNGVDTAKFAPRDRVAARRRLGLPERAPIAVCLGRLAELKGQDQLLSAWPEVLRRVPDALLVLAGDGPMGAVWRDRHPVASHRSVRWAGHTDDPAAFYASANVVVLPSRAEGMALVSLEAMACARPVVAFDVGGMRQSVAGAGVVLPPGDLSLLADAVAVRLTEPGPARLEGERGRRRAELAFDRGRMTDQISVLVEKLASKERIR; encoded by the coding sequence GTGAGGATCGTGCACGTTTCCCAGCCGGTGACCGCGGGAGTGGCGGCGGTGGTCCTCGAACTCTCGGTGGCCCAACGGGATCGCGGCTGGTCGGTGACCGTGGTCTGCCCGCCGTCGGGCTGGCTCGCCGAACACTCGCGATCGCAGGGGATCGCGGTGCGCGCCTGGGAGGCGACCCGTTCTCCCGGCCCGCGAGTGATCGGCGAAACGGCGAGCTTGCGCCGCGTTCTCACCGAACTGCGGCCGGATGTCGTGCACCTGCACAGCTCGAAGGCCGGGCTGGCGGGAAGGCTGGCCCTGCGCGGGTCCCGGCCCACGGTGTTCCAACCCCACCTGTGGTCCTTCGAGACCGTCCGCGGGCCCCTGCGGAAGGCGTCCACCGCGTGGGAACGGCTCGCCGCCCGCTGGACCGACCTCGTCGTGTGCGTCAGCGACGACGAACTCGCCGCCGGCCGGGAAGCGGGGATCACCGCGGACGCGGAAGTCGTCTGCAATGGCGTCGACACGGCGAAGTTCGCTCCACGCGATCGGGTCGCCGCGAGAAGACGGCTCGGTCTGCCCGAGCGGGCCCCGATCGCGGTCTGTCTCGGCCGGTTGGCCGAACTCAAGGGACAGGACCAGTTGCTGTCGGCCTGGCCGGAAGTGCTCCGCCGCGTGCCCGACGCGCTGCTCGTCCTCGCCGGGGACGGGCCGATGGGTGCCGTTTGGCGCGACCGTCACCCCGTCGCGTCCCACCGATCGGTGCGGTGGGCGGGCCATACCGACGACCCCGCGGCGTTCTACGCGTCCGCGAACGTCGTCGTGCTCCCCTCGCGTGCCGAAGGTATGGCACTCGTCTCCCTGGAGGCCATGGCCTGCGCACGGCCGGTGGTGGCCTTCGACGTCGGCGGAATGCGCCAGAGCGTCGCCGGCGCGGGAGTGGTGCTGCCTCCGGGTGACCTGAGCCTGCTCGCCGACGCGGTGGCCGTCCGGCTCACCGAACCAGGACCCGCCCGGCTCGAAGGCGAGCGCGGGAGACGCCGGGCGGAACTGGCCTTCGACCGCGGCCGGATGACCGACCAGATCTCCGTCCTCGTCGAAAAACTCGCCTCGAAGGAGCGAATCCGGTGA
- a CDS encoding oligosaccharide flippase family protein: protein MVRVELRGGAAVRVAPRPADRGRWRRMTGELGTKAARGSLWLGAVNLVSKGSQMVVTLALAALLTEGELGVVALAVSLVNLGQVVQSIGVYDVISRTERDSRRMAGTVLTLSVGAGLFLGLVLVAVASPVTEALGVPDAAGPVRLAALGLPFAAAGGVQLALLHRELDFRRRMVPDGGSAVLGAAVTIVFALDGAGPMSLVAGFVCASVAQPLLGALMGGGIRPCWDSRAAVEALRWVAIVGPAAVVAALLVNLDYLAVGRLLGPEAVGVYSLAYRLAWVPYITVAIVLGAVAFPVFTRLCRRDGPLREMVSRFTRAVLVLTGGLYLALAVLADRVVLLGARWADAATPLVLLCGYGLGICLLQIWYQAVKATGHARRYLALECSHLGLLVAGLALLTPFGIEVVAAVQFAAAWLMLPIAWHVLARLEAAPPVQELTGIVSRVLAACVLGALPAVLLDQAGSFGSADSVPGALGEGLVLMAGYTAATLAFHRRELLALRRGGLR from the coding sequence GTGGTGCGCGTCGAGTTGCGCGGCGGTGCGGCTGTCCGGGTCGCGCCTCGCCCCGCCGATCGCGGCCGGTGGCGGCGGATGACCGGCGAGCTCGGTACGAAGGCCGCCCGAGGCTCGCTGTGGCTCGGCGCGGTCAACCTGGTCAGCAAGGGCAGCCAGATGGTGGTCACCCTGGCACTGGCGGCGCTGCTGACCGAGGGGGAACTCGGTGTCGTGGCGCTGGCGGTGTCGCTGGTCAACCTCGGCCAGGTGGTGCAGTCGATCGGCGTGTACGACGTGATCAGCCGTACCGAACGGGATTCCCGCCGGATGGCGGGGACCGTGCTGACGCTGAGCGTGGGCGCCGGCCTGTTCCTGGGGCTCGTCCTCGTCGCCGTCGCGAGTCCGGTCACGGAGGCGCTCGGCGTCCCGGACGCGGCCGGCCCGGTCCGCCTGGCCGCGCTCGGCCTGCCGTTCGCGGCGGCGGGCGGGGTCCAGCTGGCTCTGCTGCACCGGGAACTGGACTTCCGGCGGCGGATGGTGCCCGACGGCGGGAGCGCGGTGCTGGGGGCTGCCGTGACGATCGTGTTCGCCCTCGACGGCGCGGGGCCGATGTCGCTCGTGGCCGGTTTCGTCTGTGCCTCGGTCGCCCAGCCCCTGCTCGGCGCGCTGATGGGTGGCGGCATCCGGCCGTGCTGGGACTCCCGCGCGGCGGTGGAAGCGCTGCGCTGGGTGGCGATCGTGGGACCGGCCGCCGTCGTGGCGGCGCTGCTCGTGAACCTCGACTACCTCGCGGTGGGACGTCTCCTCGGACCGGAAGCGGTCGGCGTCTACTCGCTGGCCTACCGGCTGGCTTGGGTTCCTTACATCACCGTGGCGATCGTTCTGGGGGCGGTGGCCTTCCCGGTGTTCACCCGGTTGTGCCGTCGAGACGGGCCGCTGCGGGAGATGGTCTCCCGGTTCACCCGCGCCGTCCTCGTGCTCACCGGCGGTCTGTATCTCGCCCTCGCCGTGCTCGCCGACCGTGTCGTGCTGCTGGGCGCGCGATGGGCGGACGCGGCGACGCCGCTGGTCCTGCTCTGCGGCTACGGCCTGGGCATCTGCCTGCTGCAGATCTGGTACCAGGCGGTCAAGGCGACCGGCCACGCCCGGCGGTACCTGGCCCTGGAGTGCTCTCACCTGGGGCTGCTGGTCGCCGGGCTGGCCCTGCTGACCCCCTTCGGAATCGAAGTGGTGGCCGCCGTCCAGTTCGCCGCGGCCTGGCTCATGCTCCCCATCGCCTGGCACGTCCTGGCGCGGCTCGAAGCCGCGCCACCGGTACAGGAACTCACCGGGATCGTGTCGCGTGTCCTGGCCGCGTGCGTGCTCGGCGCGCTGCCCGCCGTTCTCCTGGACCAGGCGGGATCGTTCGGATCCGCGGACTCGGTGCCGGGCGCGCTGGGCGAGGGACTGGTGCTCATGGCCGGGTACACGGCGGCGACGCTGGCCTTCCACCGCCGTGAGCTGCTCGCGCTGCGCCGGGGAGGGCTGCGGTGA
- a CDS encoding glycosyltransferase 87 family protein has protein sequence MTARERSILIVAAIAGSLCAWHALAPSWQVPLPGQADPAEQRTQDFRDALYYPIREFLAGGVPYDPAAMFAHWPVRQDFNLYQPYHLVAHLPFALPGYRVGAVAFSVFSLLLLVALAALTAYAVRRLVTVPFVVTTVVVAALLVASQVGKAQLYVGQVNPLIAVGVAGALLFCRDRPGWAAVALALAWLKPQFGFPLAILLFARGSRRVALAGTAIAAVASLPVVVLLVARTGGIGAFADVVAANLTYARGTAYGAVDSPTAQRIDVAAVLFRVTGWAPDGIELVVLAVVLVTSVLLVRRLDRASPVADLLTCLAVVVCVVHQPGDVLIAVPATAVVAVLWWRHRSEPGWGTAGLAVLAVAVPFAHLYTVDSALVTLFGPRVAVTVDGLAVVFAWCASSCAAVRLSGSRLAPPIAAGGGG, from the coding sequence GTGACCGCGAGAGAGCGGTCGATCCTCATCGTCGCCGCGATCGCCGGGTCGCTGTGTGCCTGGCACGCGCTCGCGCCGTCCTGGCAGGTACCGCTGCCAGGTCAAGCGGACCCCGCCGAGCAACGTACGCAAGACTTCCGCGACGCGCTGTACTACCCGATCCGGGAGTTCCTCGCGGGCGGCGTCCCCTACGACCCCGCCGCGATGTTCGCGCATTGGCCGGTGCGGCAGGACTTCAACCTCTACCAGCCCTACCACCTCGTGGCGCACCTGCCGTTCGCGCTGCCCGGTTACCGGGTCGGTGCGGTGGCCTTCTCGGTGTTCTCCCTGCTGTTGCTGGTGGCGCTGGCCGCGCTGACCGCGTACGCCGTCCGGCGGCTCGTCACCGTCCCGTTCGTGGTCACGACGGTGGTGGTCGCGGCCCTGCTGGTGGCCAGTCAGGTCGGGAAGGCGCAGCTCTACGTCGGCCAGGTGAATCCGCTGATCGCCGTCGGTGTGGCGGGCGCCTTGCTCTTCTGCCGGGACCGTCCGGGCTGGGCGGCGGTGGCGCTCGCGCTCGCCTGGCTCAAACCGCAGTTCGGGTTTCCGCTGGCCATCCTGCTGTTCGCCCGTGGCTCTCGGCGGGTGGCGCTGGCCGGGACCGCGATCGCGGCGGTCGCGAGCCTGCCGGTCGTGGTGCTGCTGGTGGCCAGGACCGGCGGGATCGGCGCGTTCGCCGACGTCGTCGCCGCGAACCTCACCTATGCCAGGGGTACCGCCTACGGCGCGGTGGATTCCCCGACCGCGCAACGGATCGACGTCGCGGCGGTGCTGTTCCGGGTCACCGGCTGGGCGCCCGACGGCATCGAATTGGTGGTTCTGGCGGTAGTGCTCGTCACGAGCGTGCTGCTCGTACGGCGACTCGACCGGGCGTCGCCGGTCGCGGATCTTCTGACGTGCCTGGCCGTGGTGGTCTGCGTGGTGCACCAGCCGGGGGACGTGCTGATCGCCGTACCCGCGACGGCGGTGGTGGCCGTGCTGTGGTGGCGTCATCGGTCCGAGCCGGGGTGGGGCACGGCCGGGCTCGCGGTGCTCGCGGTGGCGGTTCCGTTCGCGCATCTGTACACAGTGGACTCCGCGTTGGTGACGCTGTTCGGACCGCGAGTGGCGGTCACGGTCGACGGTCTCGCCGTGGTGTTCGCGTGGTGCGCGTCGAGTTGCGCGGCGGTGCGGCTGTCCGGGTCGCGCCTCGCCCCGCCGATCGCGGCCGGTGGCGGCGGATGA
- a CDS encoding glycosyltransferase family 4 protein yields MRILHVISEMGAGGAETLVAEMAGRGTEYGWTSAVASGGGFRADALAAQGVAVFPMPLTLRSRRGVLRAAWAVRRAIARFRPDIVVAHNVGASLVSRLALAPGRRRPLVTVFHGVADDEVAVAARIVRRTSDRVVAVSPATADQLAGAGVRRPVVIRNAVFTRRPHFGRAEVRASLGVTNGTPVALCLARLESQKRHDVLLDAWARLDGDAVLWLAGDGKLRAALEEHHERVGGKVRFLGTREDVPDLLAAADLTVLTSDWEGLPLAVLESMASGRPVVATDVGGVRDVLSGGAGVVVPPGDPQAVAEALRPLLRDRSTRDSLGAEGQRKIQREYDPHTVMKAYDELLRTTLEGKR; encoded by the coding sequence ATGCGGATCCTGCACGTGATCAGTGAGATGGGCGCCGGCGGGGCCGAAACCCTCGTGGCGGAAATGGCGGGCCGTGGTACCGAGTACGGCTGGACGTCCGCGGTCGCCAGTGGCGGCGGGTTCCGGGCCGACGCGCTGGCCGCGCAGGGCGTGGCGGTTTTCCCGATGCCGCTCACCCTGCGCAGCAGGCGAGGCGTGCTGCGGGCGGCATGGGCGGTCCGGCGGGCCATCGCCCGGTTCCGCCCGGACATCGTCGTGGCGCACAACGTCGGCGCGAGCCTGGTCTCCCGCCTGGCCCTCGCCCCTGGACGGCGACGGCCGCTGGTGACCGTCTTCCACGGCGTCGCGGACGACGAAGTGGCGGTGGCCGCACGGATCGTCCGGCGCACCTCGGACCGGGTGGTCGCCGTTTCCCCGGCGACGGCCGACCAGCTGGCCGGAGCGGGAGTGCGGCGGCCGGTGGTGATCCGCAACGCCGTGTTCACCAGGCGTCCCCATTTCGGCCGGGCGGAGGTGCGGGCGTCGCTCGGCGTCACGAACGGGACTCCGGTGGCGCTCTGCCTCGCCCGGCTGGAGTCGCAGAAACGTCACGACGTGCTGCTGGACGCTTGGGCACGGCTCGACGGTGACGCGGTGCTGTGGCTGGCCGGAGACGGGAAACTTCGCGCCGCGCTGGAGGAGCACCACGAGAGGGTGGGCGGGAAGGTCAGGTTCCTGGGCACCCGCGAAGACGTTCCCGACCTTCTCGCGGCGGCCGACCTGACGGTGCTGACCAGCGACTGGGAAGGCCTGCCACTGGCCGTGCTCGAATCGATGGCCTCCGGTCGCCCGGTGGTCGCGACCGACGTCGGCGGCGTCCGCGACGTGCTGTCGGGCGGGGCCGGGGTGGTAGTGCCACCTGGCGATCCGCAAGCCGTCGCGGAGGCGCTGCGGCCGCTGCTGCGCGACAGGTCCACCCGGGATTCCCTGGGCGCCGAAGGCCAGCGGAAGATCCAGCGGGAGTACGACCCCCACACGGTGATGAAGGCCTACGACGAACTGCTCCGCACGACGTTGGAAGGCAAGCGGTGA
- a CDS encoding O-antigen ligase family protein has translation MIVSTVPGNDTRAAMLRALAYATVASAPLEGYLTAAHPHLGKVLPALFVALWLAVRVQERRTPGPAPLHVVVALLATVVTITAAAHSSGAFTAEYTARWLPFLVLTVVLADVARREVPIRGVLLAMAAGAAVAGLGALYSLFVDGQARASGPLEDPNDLAYFLVAAVPLLFLARRDTPRRMVAVTLVCTVVVAGATATFSRGGALGLAAAAGWLFLRRVLSWRPLAVAAVAAGVLFLAATLFAGPRIERAFQEKTHIAASNVDTRELRWQAAARLVATHPVLGVGPGGFREEYAAASHNAELDEQTPVAHNMYLEVAAELGLPGFALFAAVIGIAVTASERTVRTGTPSARTEAVVIQASLLAVLVTSTFLSEQYYLPLWALAACAVAAENRVHGRKGGSDADPARDQ, from the coding sequence ATGATCGTCTCCACGGTGCCCGGGAACGACACGCGGGCGGCGATGCTGCGTGCTCTCGCGTATGCCACGGTGGCGTCTGCTCCCCTCGAGGGCTATCTGACAGCCGCGCATCCGCATCTCGGCAAGGTCTTGCCCGCGCTGTTCGTCGCCCTATGGCTGGCGGTCCGCGTCCAGGAACGGCGAACTCCAGGACCGGCACCACTGCACGTCGTGGTGGCGCTGCTGGCCACGGTGGTGACGATCACCGCGGCGGCTCATTCTTCGGGCGCGTTCACCGCGGAGTACACCGCACGCTGGCTGCCGTTCCTCGTTCTCACGGTGGTGCTGGCGGATGTCGCCCGCCGGGAGGTGCCGATCCGCGGCGTGCTGCTGGCCATGGCCGCGGGAGCCGCCGTGGCCGGCCTTGGCGCGCTGTACAGCCTCTTCGTCGACGGGCAGGCGCGCGCCAGCGGCCCGCTGGAGGATCCGAACGATCTCGCCTACTTCCTCGTCGCCGCGGTACCGCTGCTCTTCCTCGCCCGCCGGGACACTCCCCGCCGAATGGTCGCCGTGACCCTCGTGTGCACGGTGGTGGTGGCCGGCGCGACGGCGACGTTCTCGCGCGGCGGCGCCTTGGGATTGGCGGCGGCGGCAGGCTGGCTGTTCCTGCGCCGCGTCCTTTCCTGGCGGCCTCTCGCCGTCGCGGCCGTCGCGGCCGGCGTGCTGTTCCTGGCGGCGACTCTGTTCGCCGGACCGCGGATCGAGCGGGCGTTCCAGGAGAAGACCCATATCGCGGCGTCCAATGTAGACACCCGCGAGCTGCGCTGGCAGGCCGCGGCCCGCCTGGTGGCCACCCATCCGGTGCTGGGTGTCGGCCCCGGCGGATTCCGTGAAGAATACGCCGCCGCGTCGCACAACGCGGAGCTCGACGAGCAGACACCGGTGGCGCACAACATGTATCTCGAGGTGGCCGCCGAGCTGGGCCTGCCGGGTTTCGCGCTGTTCGCCGCGGTGATCGGGATCGCCGTGACGGCGAGCGAACGGACCGTCCGGACGGGCACCCCCTCCGCCCGGACGGAAGCGGTCGTGATCCAGGCGTCGCTGCTGGCCGTGCTGGTCACCTCGACCTTCCTCTCCGAGCAGTACTACCTGCCGTTGTGGGCACTGGCCGCGTGCGCCGTGGCGGCCGAGAACCGGGTTCACGGAAGGAAAGGCGGTTCCGATGCGGATCCTGCACGTGATCAGTGA
- a CDS encoding polysaccharide deacetylase family protein encodes MTARPLASVSIDLDNLWAYLKTHGDPDWDRYPSFLPSAVPRLLEVFGDLRLTTTVFAVGADVVREDGAKAVNEIVAAGHEIGNHSFGHEPWLHRYSRARLEEELRLTDDAIVAAGGPLPLGFRGPGFSLTRELVEVLAERGYAYDASTLPTWVGPLARAYHNRTAPRHDDGGGRDELFGGVAQVLAPVHAYRWRTIDGGSIVELPVTTMPLVRTPIHGSYLLRLHEVSPRLARGYFKTALRLCLFRGVSPSLLLHPTDVLGGAEAPGMEFFPGMATPGSRKVAWLAWVLRTLREHFDVVGTGEHVHRTDPRGERSVTRLDSGR; translated from the coding sequence ATGACCGCGCGCCCGCTCGCCAGCGTTTCGATCGATCTCGACAACCTGTGGGCGTACCTCAAGACCCATGGCGATCCCGATTGGGACCGGTACCCCAGTTTTCTGCCCTCGGCGGTGCCGCGGTTGCTCGAGGTCTTCGGGGACCTGCGGTTGACGACGACGGTGTTCGCCGTCGGCGCCGACGTCGTCCGTGAGGACGGGGCCAAGGCCGTCAACGAGATCGTCGCGGCGGGCCACGAGATCGGCAACCATTCGTTCGGTCACGAGCCTTGGCTGCACCGCTATTCGCGAGCGCGTCTCGAAGAGGAGCTGCGGCTTACCGACGACGCGATCGTCGCCGCCGGGGGCCCGCTCCCCCTCGGCTTCCGCGGGCCGGGCTTCAGCCTCACCCGCGAGCTCGTCGAAGTCCTGGCCGAACGGGGATACGCCTACGACGCCAGCACACTCCCGACCTGGGTCGGCCCCCTGGCCCGCGCCTATCACAATCGGACGGCTCCCCGGCACGACGACGGCGGCGGTCGCGACGAGCTGTTCGGTGGTGTGGCACAGGTGCTGGCTCCAGTGCACGCGTATCGCTGGCGGACGATCGACGGCGGTTCAATCGTCGAACTCCCGGTGACGACGATGCCACTGGTGCGGACCCCGATCCACGGCTCGTACCTTCTGCGACTCCACGAAGTCTCCCCGCGGCTCGCTCGCGGCTATTTCAAGACGGCCCTGCGGTTGTGCCTGTTCCGGGGAGTTTCGCCGTCCCTTCTGCTGCATCCCACCGACGTCCTCGGCGGCGCCGAGGCCCCTGGCATGGAGTTCTTCCCCGGAATGGCCACCCCGGGCAGCCGGAAGGTGGCTTGGCTGGCGTGGGTCCTGCGGACGTTGCGCGAGCATTTCGACGTCGTCGGCACCGGCGAACACGTGCATCGGACCGATCCGCGCGGAGAGCGCTCGGTGACCCGGCTGGATTCCGGCAGATGA
- a CDS encoding ANTAR domain-containing protein, which produces MTAHEDIRDPSVERDQLRRAMETLPVIEQAKGMLMVLRGWSAEQAFAALKSISQHTNVKLHDVATVIVASGSHVEPPLPDPEAVRAVLDETRRSVLGSSFGE; this is translated from the coding sequence ATGACAGCACACGAGGACATCAGGGACCCCTCGGTCGAGCGAGACCAGCTGCGCCGGGCGATGGAGACCCTGCCGGTGATCGAACAGGCCAAGGGAATGCTCATGGTGTTACGCGGATGGTCGGCCGAGCAGGCTTTCGCGGCGCTGAAGTCGATCTCCCAGCACACCAACGTCAAGCTTCACGACGTCGCGACGGTGATCGTCGCCTCGGGAAGCCACGTCGAGCCGCCCCTGCCCGATCCCGAGGCGGTGCGGGCGGTCCTGGACGAGACTCGAAGATCTGTGCTGGGCTCATCCTTCGGAGAGTGA
- a CDS encoding STAS domain-containing protein, whose translation MRPRPLASQYSPAKFSVGSGSACTVLRIEGELDAVTVDRLATHLSRTLHTRPDAIVVDATRVFFCCVSALKALVNASAEARSHGVDFTIASTQSALLRPVTALGLEHFLSFRPTVVEAMNTVHHNGSSLPGQPHGQRYRKGSMAVTHFSSR comes from the coding sequence ATGCGTCCACGCCCTCTTGCCTCGCAGTACTCACCGGCGAAGTTCAGCGTCGGCTCCGGATCCGCGTGCACGGTCCTCCGCATCGAGGGGGAACTCGATGCCGTCACCGTCGACCGTCTGGCCACCCATCTCTCGAGAACTCTGCACACGCGTCCCGACGCGATCGTCGTCGACGCCACACGAGTTTTCTTCTGCTGCGTATCGGCGTTGAAGGCGTTGGTGAACGCGAGCGCCGAAGCACGTTCTCATGGCGTCGATTTCACCATCGCCTCCACGCAATCCGCACTTCTGCGCCCGGTCACCGCACTCGGCCTGGAGCACTTCCTTTCCTTTCGCCCCACTGTCGTCGAAGCCATGAACACGGTGCACCACAACGGGTCAAGCCTGCCCGGGCAACCACATGGACAAAGGTATCGAAAGGGTTCGATGGCCGTGACACACTTTTCTTCGCGTTGA
- a CDS encoding WGxxGxxG family protein, with protein MNRKTRLAISSCAIWAFVMLPGVASAQNATTPTTTVTQEAPDRDGVSRGDGDDSGGDSGLWGLLGLLGLVGLGGLARRGPKAGAMAGYPASGAETPPVNTYPPAEPRRRPPGE; from the coding sequence GTGAATCGGAAAACACGGCTGGCGATCAGTTCGTGCGCGATATGGGCGTTCGTCATGCTGCCGGGAGTGGCCTCGGCACAGAACGCTACGACTCCCACGACGACGGTGACCCAGGAAGCTCCCGACCGCGACGGAGTCTCCCGCGGCGACGGGGATGATTCCGGTGGCGACAGCGGTTTGTGGGGCTTGCTGGGCCTGCTCGGCCTGGTCGGTCTCGGCGGACTGGCACGCCGGGGCCCGAAGGCGGGTGCGATGGCGGGCTATCCGGCTTCGGGCGCGGAAACACCGCCCGTCAACACGTATCCGCCGGCGGAACCGCGGCGACGTCCTCCGGGTGAATGA
- a CDS encoding polysaccharide deacetylase family protein, translating into MSSFPRLGAGLAVVLVSACGTPAPAAPAAPAAPVTSPAPVPARVTADDARRVGADELGRIPILMYHRVVAEPRSAYDRTPADFRAELERLAAEDYVPVTTADLVSGNLDLPAGTHPVVLTFDDGDPSVFALTPEGEPAPGTAVRILLDVAAAHPRFRPVASVYVNEHPFGGDERALRWLAEHRFEIGNHTARHTNLRRATESAASAAIVEGDTLIRRAVPGYRPSTLALPYGARPRRAETALRGPGYSYAGVLLVGAGPAPSPCSREFDPASIPRIRSQATGAGAEYGSARWLDELGSAAGRRYTADGDPATISYPRTAPAPAAGCAGVSLAY; encoded by the coding sequence ATGAGTTCCTTCCCGCGACTCGGGGCCGGACTAGCCGTCGTACTGGTGTCGGCCTGTGGAACACCCGCACCCGCGGCGCCGGCGGCACCCGCCGCACCGGTTACGAGCCCGGCGCCCGTGCCCGCGCGTGTCACGGCGGACGATGCGCGGCGCGTGGGCGCCGACGAACTGGGCCGGATACCGATCCTGATGTACCACCGCGTCGTCGCGGAGCCCCGATCGGCCTACGACCGCACTCCCGCTGATTTCCGGGCGGAATTGGAGCGGCTCGCGGCCGAGGACTACGTCCCCGTGACGACCGCCGACCTGGTGTCCGGGAACCTCGACCTGCCCGCGGGTACGCATCCCGTCGTGCTGACCTTCGACGACGGTGATCCGTCCGTCTTCGCGCTCACTCCGGAAGGCGAACCGGCCCCGGGCACGGCCGTCCGGATCCTTCTGGACGTCGCGGCCGCGCATCCCCGGTTCCGGCCGGTCGCCAGCGTCTACGTCAACGAACATCCGTTCGGCGGCGACGAGCGTGCCCTGCGGTGGCTGGCCGAGCATCGGTTCGAGATCGGCAACCACACCGCGCGGCACACGAACTTGCGGCGTGCCACGGAATCGGCGGCGTCGGCGGCGATCGTGGAGGGGGACACCCTGATCAGGCGAGCGGTCCCCGGATACCGGCCGAGTACGCTCGCGCTGCCATACGGAGCGCGACCGCGGCGGGCGGAGACAGCGCTACGGGGACCGGGGTATTCCTACGCGGGCGTGTTACTCGTCGGAGCCGGCCCGGCGCCTTCCCCCTGCTCTCGCGAATTCGACCCCGCGTCGATTCCCCGGATCCGCTCGCAGGCGACGGGCGCCGGGGCGGAATACGGTTCCGCGCGGTGGCTCGACGAACTCGGTTCCGCCGCCGGCCGCCGGTACACGGCGGACGGCGATCCGGCGACGATCTCTTACCCGCGGACGGCACCGGCGCCCGCGGCAGGCTGTGCGGGTGTGAGCCTTGCGTACTGA